Proteins co-encoded in one Bacillus infantis NRRL B-14911 genomic window:
- the gyrA gene encoding DNA gyrase subunit A: MAETPSSRVTEINISQEMRSSFLDYAMSVIVSRALPDVRDGLKPVHRRILYAMHDLGMHSDKPYKKSARIVGDVIGKYHPHGDSAVYETMVRMAQDFNYRYMLVDGHGNFGSVDGDAAAAMRYTESRMSKISMELLRDINKDTIDYQDNYDGEEREPVVLPARFPNLLVNGTTGIAVGMATNIPPHQLGEIIDGVLAISQEPDITIQELMEIIPGPDFPTAGMILGRSGIRKAYETGRGSITLRAKVDIETKSNGKETIIVHEIPYQVNKARLIEKIAELVRDKKVDGITDLRDESDRNGMRIVIEVRKDANASVILNNLYKLTALQTSFGINMLALVDGQPKVLNLKQCLKYYLDHQQVVIRRRTEFELRKAQARAHILEGLRIALDHLDEVISLIRSSQTTEIAREGLMTQFELSDKQAQAILDMRLQRLTGLEREKIEDEYQSLVKLIAELEAILADEEKVLEIIREELTEIKERFNDERRTEIVSGGIEQIEDEDLIPRENIVITLTHNGYVKRLPVSTYRAQKRGGRGIQGMGTNEDDFVEHLITTSTHNTLLFFTNKGKVYRAKGYEIPEFSRTAKGIPIINLLGINKDEWVNAVIPVEEFVDEWFLFFTTKEGISKRSPLTSFGNIRNNGLIALNLREGDELISVRLTDGSKEIIIGTKNGQLIRFPETDVRSMGRTATGVKGITLDSDDEVVGMEVLEENSEILMVTKKGYGKRTPEMEYRVQGRGGKGIKTGNITDKNGTIVAVKVVTGEEDIMLITTGGVLIRMAVGDISTMGRNTQGVRLIRINDSEGEYVATVAKVEKEEEKLEEALAEEEEILDAETAEETAEAPSEDENE; encoded by the coding sequence ATGGCTGAGACGCCTAGTTCCCGTGTAACAGAAATAAATATAAGCCAGGAAATGAGGTCTTCGTTTCTTGACTATGCCATGAGTGTAATCGTTTCAAGGGCGCTGCCCGATGTCCGTGATGGACTAAAGCCGGTGCACCGCCGTATTTTATACGCGATGCATGACCTTGGCATGCACTCAGACAAGCCTTATAAAAAATCTGCCAGGATTGTCGGCGATGTTATAGGTAAATACCATCCGCACGGCGACTCTGCCGTTTATGAAACAATGGTCCGGATGGCGCAGGATTTTAACTACCGCTATATGCTCGTCGATGGACACGGCAACTTCGGTTCTGTTGATGGCGACGCTGCAGCAGCCATGCGTTATACAGAATCCCGTATGTCCAAAATCTCCATGGAGCTTCTCCGTGACATTAATAAAGATACGATTGATTATCAGGATAACTATGACGGCGAAGAAAGAGAGCCGGTTGTCCTGCCGGCCAGGTTTCCTAACCTGCTTGTGAACGGAACCACCGGGATTGCCGTAGGGATGGCAACCAACATCCCTCCGCACCAGCTTGGGGAAATCATTGACGGCGTACTTGCAATAAGCCAGGAGCCTGATATCACCATTCAGGAGCTGATGGAAATCATCCCTGGCCCCGACTTCCCGACAGCCGGCATGATCCTTGGCCGCAGCGGAATCCGCAAGGCTTACGAAACAGGCCGCGGCTCCATCACGCTTCGGGCAAAGGTGGATATCGAGACAAAATCAAACGGCAAAGAGACGATCATCGTCCATGAAATCCCTTACCAGGTCAATAAAGCCAGGCTCATCGAAAAAATCGCCGAGCTTGTCCGCGACAAAAAGGTCGATGGCATCACTGACTTAAGGGATGAGTCCGACCGGAACGGGATGAGGATTGTCATCGAGGTCCGCAAGGATGCCAACGCAAGTGTCATCCTTAACAATTTATATAAGCTGACGGCCCTGCAGACGAGCTTCGGCATCAATATGCTCGCACTTGTCGATGGCCAGCCGAAGGTTCTGAACCTGAAGCAATGCCTGAAATATTATCTGGACCACCAGCAGGTAGTCATCCGCCGCAGGACGGAATTCGAGCTGAGGAAAGCCCAGGCAAGGGCTCATATCCTTGAGGGCCTGCGCATCGCGCTTGACCATCTGGATGAAGTCATCAGCCTGATCCGCAGCTCTCAGACAACTGAGATTGCCAGAGAAGGGCTCATGACTCAATTTGAATTATCCGATAAGCAGGCACAGGCCATCCTCGATATGCGACTGCAGCGCCTGACAGGCCTTGAGCGCGAGAAGATCGAAGATGAATATCAGAGCCTTGTTAAATTGATTGCCGAGCTGGAGGCAATCCTTGCAGACGAGGAAAAGGTGCTTGAAATCATCCGAGAAGAGCTTACAGAAATCAAGGAGCGCTTCAATGACGAGCGCCGCACAGAAATTGTATCAGGCGGTATTGAACAGATAGAGGATGAAGACCTGATCCCGCGTGAAAACATCGTCATTACACTCACGCATAACGGGTATGTCAAGCGCCTTCCTGTATCGACCTACCGGGCCCAGAAGCGCGGAGGCCGCGGAATCCAGGGAATGGGAACCAATGAGGACGATTTTGTTGAGCACCTGATCACAACGTCCACCCACAATACCCTTCTTTTCTTCACGAACAAAGGGAAGGTGTACCGTGCCAAAGGATACGAGATCCCTGAATTCAGCCGTACGGCCAAAGGGATCCCGATCATCAACCTGCTTGGCATCAATAAAGATGAGTGGGTAAATGCCGTCATTCCGGTTGAAGAGTTTGTGGACGAATGGTTCCTGTTCTTCACAACGAAAGAAGGTATCTCAAAGCGTTCCCCGCTTACTTCATTCGGAAATATCCGCAACAACGGCCTGATCGCACTGAACCTGCGTGAAGGCGATGAACTGATTTCCGTCCGCCTCACAGACGGCAGCAAGGAAATCATCATCGGCACGAAAAACGGGCAGCTGATCCGTTTCCCTGAAACAGATGTCAGATCCATGGGCCGTACCGCCACCGGCGTCAAAGGGATTACCCTGGACAGCGATGATGAAGTGGTCGGAATGGAAGTGCTCGAGGAAAACTCAGAGATCCTCATGGTCACAAAGAAAGGCTATGGAAAAAGGACCCCTGAGATGGAATACCGCGTCCAGGGCAGAGGCGGAAAAGGAATCAAGACAGGCAATATCACTGATAAGAACGGAACAATTGTGGCAGTTAAAGTGGTCACAGGCGAAGAAGACATCATGCTGATCACAACAGGCGGCGTGCTTATCCGCATGGCGGTCGGAGATATATCTACGATGGGCCGGAACACACAAGGTGTAAGGCTGATCCGCATCAATGACAGCGAAGGTGAATATGTCGCAACCGTCGCCAAGGTCGAAAAAGAAGAAGAAAAGCTTGAAGAGGCCCTGGCTGAAGAAGAAGAAATTCTGGATGCTGAAACTGCTGAAGAAACTGCAGAGGCTCCATCCGAAGATGAAAATGAATAA